Proteins encoded within one genomic window of Gimesia sp.:
- a CDS encoding Xaa-Pro peptidase family protein gives MSKDYLGARRKKLISQIKRIGAEALLVTSETNVTYLTGFSGDSSYLLIGKDQTVLISDGRYTTQLEEECPGLDVHIRKPTESMIVALEQVLKKAHLTKVGLESHVVTCDLLDSLTGITPAIQWNPVSSVVEELRMVKDASEIQEIREAVDQAQRGFEVFRALLTNEMTELQGAHELEHAMRRFGARQAAFDPIVAVGERSALPHAIPTEKLIGESPFLLVDWGAMTQKGYRSDLTRMIIRDRAPSKLKKVYNTVLQAQLAAIKAIKPGVLCKDVDQVARKVINKAGFGKQFTHSLGHGIGLDIHEGPRLGGNVETELKPGMIVTVEPGIYLPGWGGVRIEDDVLVTRSGHEVLTSVPKDYESALV, from the coding sequence ATGAGCAAAGACTACCTGGGTGCCAGGCGGAAAAAACTGATATCACAGATCAAACGGATCGGGGCCGAGGCCTTGCTGGTAACCAGTGAAACGAATGTTACGTATTTAACCGGTTTCAGCGGTGATTCCAGTTATCTGCTGATTGGCAAAGACCAGACCGTCCTGATCAGTGATGGACGATATACCACGCAGCTGGAAGAGGAATGCCCGGGACTGGATGTCCACATTCGCAAGCCGACCGAATCGATGATCGTGGCCCTGGAGCAGGTGCTGAAAAAGGCGCATCTCACTAAAGTGGGACTGGAAAGCCATGTTGTGACCTGCGATCTGCTGGACTCGTTAACCGGAATTACACCTGCTATCCAGTGGAACCCGGTTTCGAGTGTGGTGGAAGAACTGCGGATGGTCAAAGATGCGTCTGAGATTCAGGAGATCCGCGAAGCCGTCGATCAGGCGCAGCGCGGCTTCGAAGTCTTTCGTGCACTGCTGACAAACGAGATGACCGAACTGCAGGGAGCGCATGAACTGGAGCACGCGATGCGGCGGTTTGGTGCGCGACAGGCGGCCTTCGATCCCATTGTAGCAGTGGGGGAGCGATCAGCTCTGCCGCATGCGATCCCCACGGAAAAGCTGATTGGCGAATCTCCGTTTCTGCTGGTGGACTGGGGGGCGATGACACAGAAAGGGTATCGCAGCGATCTGACCCGGATGATTATCCGTGATCGGGCTCCCTCGAAACTGAAGAAGGTCTACAACACGGTGCTGCAGGCACAGCTTGCCGCGATTAAAGCGATAAAACCCGGGGTACTCTGCAAAGACGTCGATCAGGTCGCGCGGAAAGTCATCAACAAGGCGGGCTTCGGCAAACAATTTACCCACAGCCTGGGGCATGGCATCGGCCTGGACATTCATGAAGGCCCTCGACTGGGGGGCAATGTCGAGACCGAACTGAAGCCGGGGATGATTGTCACGGTGGAACCGGGCATCTATCTGCCGGGCTGGGGGGGCGTCCGCATTGAGGATGATGTGCTGGTGACCCGGAGCGGACATGAAGTCCTGACCAGCGTTCCCAAGGATTATGAGTCGGCGCTGGTTTGA
- the accB gene encoding acetyl-CoA carboxylase biotin carboxyl carrier protein, whose translation MAKNEVPKGEPFDLEKLQTLFEMMEKHGLTEVNLKRGEETWKLRRGPQETVSMVPAAHAVPQAVPQPVAAAPAAPAPAPQEAAPAADSGPAIKSPTVGTFYSSPSPDDPPFVSVGSKVSADTIVCIVEAMKVFNQIPAELNGTISEVLVKDGEAVEFGQPLFRISQG comes from the coding sequence ATGGCAAAGAACGAGGTGCCGAAAGGCGAGCCTTTCGATTTGGAAAAACTTCAGACACTGTTTGAAATGATGGAAAAGCACGGATTGACGGAAGTCAATCTGAAGCGGGGCGAAGAAACCTGGAAGCTGCGTCGCGGTCCCCAGGAAACCGTTTCCATGGTTCCCGCTGCTCATGCTGTTCCTCAAGCGGTTCCGCAACCCGTTGCAGCGGCTCCTGCCGCTCCGGCGCCGGCACCTCAGGAAGCAGCGCCTGCTGCCGATTCGGGGCCTGCCATCAAGAGCCCGACCGTGGGGACATTTTATTCCTCACCCAGCCCCGATGATCCGCCGTTCGTCAGTGTAGGATCCAAAGTCAGCGCTGATACGATTGTCTGTATCGTCGAGGCGATGAAGGTCTTCAATCAGATCCCTGCCGAGCTCAACGGTACCATCAGCGAGGTTCTGGTCAAGGATGGTGAAGCGGTCGAATTCGGCCAGCCGCTGTTCAGAATCAGCCAGGGCTGA